Genomic window (Caldinitratiruptor microaerophilus):
GGCCCTGGCAGCGGTCGGCGAGAGGGGATAAACGGTAAAGTCGACGGCCACAGTCGACGAAAACCAAGTGTTATGTCTACTAGATCGCATGGCGGGCCAGGCCAAAACGCAGAAGTTGAACCCCATTGCCAGATCTTACCGCGCAACTTTTGCGAGGCGGGGGAAGACGCCCCGCTCAGCGGGACCATGTCCCGATACGCGGGACAAACCCCGCGGGCCGTCCACGCCCGACAGGCGGGGGAGACGGGGAGTTCCCCACGACCGGGAGTCTGTGCACCGACCGGGCCCCGGGTCCGCGTAGAAGCCGGGCCTCGGGAGGCGGTCACCTGGCCTCGCAGCCGACCACGGCCCCACCGCACGGGCCACACACCACACACGGGGGCCCCGCGTTGACACCCCCCTGCACCGCCGGTACACTGAAGACGGGCGCCGCCCCCCGGCGGGCGGCGCTTTTGCGTGCGATCGCACCCGGCCCCGGCTCGGCCGGGGCGTGGCAGGGGAGTGCATGGCGTGGCATTCCGGGACATCCAGGAGTTCGCGGCGGCCCTGGAGGAACGGGGCTGGCTGAGGCGGATCAAGACCCGGGTGAGCCCGATCCTCGAGATCACCGAGATCGCCGACCGGGTGATGAAGCAGCCGGGCGGCGGCCCCGCCCTCCTGTTCGAGAACGTGGAAGGGTCCCCATACCCGGTCCTCATCAACGCGTTCGGGTCGATGGAGCGGATGTGCCTGGCGCTGGGGGTGGAGCGGCTCGACCAGATCGGCGACGAGATCCGCTCGCTCATGGAGCTGCCCTCCCCGGGCACGGGCCTCCTGGACAAGCTTGGGGCGGGCCTGAAGCTGGTGGAGGCGGTGCGGCACACGGTCCCCCGGGTGGTGAGCCGGGCGCCCTGCCAGGAGGTCGTCGAGGAGGAACCGGACCTCTCCCGGCTGCCGATCCTCCAGTGCTGGCCGCAGGACGCCGGGCGGTTCATCACCCTTCCGCTCGTCTTCACCAAGGATCCCCGGACCGGCGTGAAGAACATCGGCATGTACCGGATGCAGGTGTACGACGCCCGTACAACGGGCATGCACTGGCACAAGCACAAGGTGGGCCAGCAGCACGCCGACCGGGGCCGGGAGGCAGGACTGCGGCGCCTGGAGGCGGCCGTGGCGCTGGGGGCCGACCCCGCCACCATCTACGCGGCGACCGCGCCCCTGCCCCCGCAGGTGCCCGAACTCGCCTTCGCCGGGTTCCTCCGCAAGCAGCCGGTGGAGGTCGTGAAGTGCCGGACGGTCGACCTCGAGGTCCCGGCGCACGCGGAGTTCGTGCTGGAAGGGTACGTCGACCTGGACGAGACCCGCGTCGAAGGACCCTTCGGCGACCACACGGGCTTCTACTCGCCTGCCGAGCCGTACCCGGTTTTTCACGTGACCACCATCACGCGCAAGCGCAACCCGGTGTACCCCGCCACCATCGTGGGCCGGCCGCCCATGGAGGACTTCTACCTGGGCAAGGCGACCGAGCGGATCTTCCTGCCGCTCATGCAGGCGGTGCTGCCGGAGATCGTCGATGTCAACATGCCCGCCGAGGGCGTCTTCCACAACTGCGTCCTCGTGCGCATGAAGAAGCGCTACCCCGGGCACGCGCGTAAGGTCGCCTACGGCCTCTGGGGCATGGGCCTCATGATGCTGGCGAAGTGCATCGTGCTGGTGGACGACGACTGCGACGTGCAGAACCTGTCCGAGACCGCGTGGCGGGTGCTGGCGAACATCGACCCGGAGCGGGACGTGTTCTTCGCCCGGGGACCGGCGGACGACCTGGAGCATGCCTCGCCGGCGTGGCGCTACGGCTCCAAGATGGGCATCGACGCCACGCGCAAGCTGCCGGAGGAGGGCCACCCGCGGCCCTGGCCGGACGACATCGTCATGAGCCCGGAGATCAAGGCGCTGGTGGACCGCCGCTGGCGGGAGTACGGGATCGACTGACAGACCGGCGGCAACGGGGG
Coding sequences:
- a CDS encoding menaquinone biosynthesis decarboxylase, which encodes MAFRDIQEFAAALEERGWLRRIKTRVSPILEITEIADRVMKQPGGGPALLFENVEGSPYPVLINAFGSMERMCLALGVERLDQIGDEIRSLMELPSPGTGLLDKLGAGLKLVEAVRHTVPRVVSRAPCQEVVEEEPDLSRLPILQCWPQDAGRFITLPLVFTKDPRTGVKNIGMYRMQVYDARTTGMHWHKHKVGQQHADRGREAGLRRLEAAVALGADPATIYAATAPLPPQVPELAFAGFLRKQPVEVVKCRTVDLEVPAHAEFVLEGYVDLDETRVEGPFGDHTGFYSPAEPYPVFHVTTITRKRNPVYPATIVGRPPMEDFYLGKATERIFLPLMQAVLPEIVDVNMPAEGVFHNCVLVRMKKRYPGHARKVAYGLWGMGLMMLAKCIVLVDDDCDVQNLSETAWRVLANIDPERDVFFARGPADDLEHASPAWRYGSKMGIDATRKLPEEGHPRPWPDDIVMSPEIKALVDRRWREYGID